Part of the Virgibacillus necropolis genome, GTAGATGAGGATTTAGTTATAAACGGATTGAATGTAGGAGCAGATGGCTTCCTATTAATAAGCCTCTATGCAGAAAATTTAATTCGTGCCGTGCGTGATGCGTATAATGGACAAGTTGTGTTATCAGGTGATGTAGCTAAAATCTTAGCCAAGAAAGACCTACAGTTTAATAAAAAACAAATACTGGCCCAGCATTTAGAACATCGAAATATACAATTTTCATGCCGAGAAATTGATATCGCCTATTTGTTGATGGAAGGTTATAGCAATAAAGTAATTGCACAGAAGTTATACCTGAATGTAGGGACTATCAAGAATTATATTAGTGATATATACAGTGAATTGGATATGCGTAATAGGGTGGAAGTCATTGAATATTTAGATGGCTTACTAGATAGGAATAGATAGTAATGTCGATTATTGTAAAATATACGTAAAAAGACTTACAAATTGTAACAAAGTATGTGAAAATATAAATATACTATTTCAAGGAAATAAAATACTAGTGAATGGTTATTTAATAGTATGTAGGTA contains:
- a CDS encoding response regulator → MINVLLIEDQRLFSEGIQAVINREVDLQVTAVATNHKDAIHKINEQHIDVVLIDVHLRHIEGIKMTLGVKERYPAIKVILLTTTVDEDLVINGLNVGADGFLLISLYAENLIRAVRDAYNGQVVLSGDVAKILAKKDLQFNKKQILAQHLEHRNIQFSCREIDIAYLLMEGYSNKVIAQKLYLNVGTIKNYISDIYSELDMRNRVEVIEYLDGLLDRNR